The sequence TGAGATAGcaagatttttattaattagCTAACTCTCCATAAAGGAAGCAAAAGTGGGAACAAACCAGATGAATTAAAGGCTTATTGAAGAAGTTGACATTCActaaaaataatggaataagTAACCTGTAGTTATGTAAACCTggtaagattttaaaaaaattaatcaaatttttactttttgaatattcatattcttttaaaactgtattttaacaGAGGATTCTTGAACTGGAAAGTTCTCTTGCAAAGTACTTGCAAGATGACAGAAAGCAATCAGAGGAATTAAATACTGTCATAGAgtctgaaaaaacccaacacagtAAGGAAATCAACGATATGGTTGAAAAACACAATAAAGAACTGGAGAAtgtgaaacagcagcaagaaaagCTTTGGACAGAAAAACTTGAAATTTTAAAGCAACAACAAAtaactgaaatagaaaaaataagagagaaacAACAAGAAGAGATACAAAccattttgaaagagaaagaaacaattttCTGTGCGCAcatagaagagatgaatgaaaaaacattagaaaaacTAGATGTGAAACAAACAGAATTAGAGGCACTGTCTTCTGAGCTCTCAGAAGCACTAAAAATACGTCATGATTTGGAGCAAGAGCTCTCCGAATTAAATAGTAAAGTGTGTGAAGCTAAGCAAGAATTGAAAGGAAAGttggaggaagagaggaaatggCACAATGAAGTGATTGAAACAATGGTAAAAGAGCATGAAATGTCTATTCAAGGTGTTGAGAAGGTACTCAAAGAGGAACTCAACAAGCTCAAACAAtccctggaggagaaggacagaCATTTGGAGGAGTTGAAAGCAcatgaacagaaaatgaaggaatCTGCAGAAAGATCTGAAGCTGAGCTTGTCCAAGTGTCTGCAAAGCTAGAGGAGCAAAGAAGTGAAAATATACAGAAAGTAACCACTCTAACACAGCAGTATGAATGTCAACTGAAGGACCTAGAAAGAAAGGCTGATGAGATGAAGAGAAATCTGagtgagaaggaaaatgaaatggagCACATGAAGAAGTTGCAGAACAAGCAAGTGGAAGAGCTTGAACAGAAACTGTTTGCTGCAGAGGAGAGAATTAGTGCTTTACAAGGAGAGTATGAAAGTAAACTTAAATGTCAGGAGAAGAAAgtggagaaaatgaaacagaaatcaaaAGATATGCAGgaaactttcaaaaataaactTGCTGAGCAAGAAGCTAAACTAAAAAAGGAGCTTGAAAACAAGCAGTTGGAATTCAGTCAGAAGGAGAGTGAATTCAATACTAAAATTTTGGAAATGGCACATGCCAGCTCATCTGGAATCAATGATGCTGTGTCAAAACTGGAATCTAATCAGAAAGAGCAACTAGACAGTCTTGCTGAGGACCACATAAGGAAATTGGAAGAAGTAACCCAGAGttgggaaaagaaatttaatcaGCAGATTGAAGAGCTCAAGGAACAACATGCTATGGAACTGCAAGTGAAAGAGCAGGAAGTTGGAGACCTGAAACAGAAGCTTTTCACCTTCAGTGCTGAAAAGGAGGACTCCAGAACAGAAATAATCCAACTGAAGGAAGAACGAGTGAAAAGGGAGGAATGCCTGAAGGAGTTGCAAGAACAGCTAAGGCAGTCAGTGGCTAAGGTGGGTGCTTTGTCAGATAAGGAGAGTGACATGAAGACACAGttggaaaaaatggaaagtgaTCTTAAACAGTCCCTGAAACAGCAGACAGGACTTCAGGAACAACTCAGTAAACAGAAAGCCGTTGAAGAGAAGGACAAAGCCGCAATTACTGAGCTGGCTGATACAGTGAGAACCCTTGAAGAAAAACTCCAAACTGTGCAATCTTCTCAGTATAAAGATCATGAAAATTATGACAAAAAAATAGAGTCAATTCGGCTAAAAGAAACTGAGTTTCAAAGGTTGTCAGGAGAACTTACAGCCCAGTTAGATGCTTGGAAGAAAGCTGAAGCTTCATTGCAAACTAAAGGCAATGAATTAATTGAAAGATGTAGTGAAAAAATTGGCATAATAACATGTAAAATTGCAGACTGTGAGCACCAAACTGCAAAGATTAAAGAAGCAATATTAATCAAAACTAGTAAGATAACTGAACTAGAAGCTCAGCTTAGGGAAATAACAGAGTGTCATTCTGCTGCTACTACTTCTTTGCAAGAGTCAATTCAAGAACTGCAGAAGAAAGACAATTTAATTATGTCTATGAGAGCTGACATTGCAGGacttgaagcagaaaataaacaattgcAAAAAGAGGGAGGACATCAGCAGCAAGCAGCATCAGAGAAAGAAACTTGCATAACACAGCTGAGGAAAGAGTTATCTGAAAATATCAATGCTGTCACATCAATGAGGGAAGAACTCCAGGAAAAACAATCTGAAGTGTCTGCTCTCAACAAAACAGTTACTGACCTTAATGTTAGACTTGAAAGCACAGTAAGTTTAACAGAGAAGGAAGCAGCCATATCTCTGTTAAGCAAACAACATCAAGAGGATCGGTTGCAGTTGTTAAATCAAGTGGAAGAGTTATCATCCAGAGTTGAGATGCTGAGTCAAGAAAAAGCATCAGCTCTTGATCAGATAGATCATTGCACGGCCCAGTTGTCAGAGTGGAAGATGAAAGCACAAACCAAATTTACACAAAATCATGACACTATCAAAGATTTGCAGAGCAAACTTGAATTAAGCAATACTGAAGCCAGTAAGAAAGATGAAGAACTAAATAAACTGAAGGAACAGCTGGCTAAACAAAGCAGGAATCTTGATAGTTTAAAAAGTGAATtggaacaaaagcaaaacaggagggaaaaggaagaaagtgaGTTAACCtcaaagttaaaaaaacaagcagcaaaaatTGCTGAACTAGAAAAAGACATTGCTCAGAGAACCTTAGAAAATGATTCCTTGGTGGAGGAACTTAAAAAGTGTAATGAAcaaaaaaacacagagaaaaaagaaatagcttGCCAACTCCATCAGGCGGAGAAGGTGGCTTTTGAAAAGGAGAATAGATTTAAGAAGGCTGAAGAAAAAGTGCTTAATCTTGAGAAGCAAATAGATTCACTGAAAGCTGATTTTGAAGCAAAGGAGAAGGAATTTGATCAAATGAAGTCAGCGATActtaaaaggaaagaggaagaactgAAAGAATTAGAAGAGAGACTGAATGCAGAGAACAGCACTAAGCTGGCTGATCTGAAAAAGAAGGCAGAGCAAAAAATAGGTTCTATTAGAAAACAGTTGCTGTCTCAGATGGAAGAAAAGGAACAGCAATTTAAGCAAGATAGGGAAGATCAGTTAAGAAAGTTGGAGCAGAAGGTACAGGAGAGAGAAGCCAAAATTGAGTCCTTGGAAGAAAAACTTAAGTCAACAAGAGATTCCAGAGAATTAGAGAAGGAGATGCTGGAAAAAGTAGAGAGTGTAAAAGCTGCTgtagaacaagaaaaaaataatttacttgaGAGTGTCCAACAGACatacaaagagaaaatggaagtgTTACAGAAGGACTTAACTGAAAAAGATGCATTATTACAGAAGTATGAGAAAGAACAACAAGAGAGTAATGACTGTCATCTAGAACtgcaaaataaacagaaagaacTCATTAAAAAACTAGAATGTGTTGAGAAGAGCCATCAGGAAGAGCAGGTTAGGACCAAAAGTCTGAGCAAAGAACTTGAGGAGCAAACCAAAAAATATTCATTGTTAGTGGATGAGCATGCTTGTTGTGGCAGTGTTTTAGCAAGCAGTAGAGAAGAATTGAAAGTTAAGGAACAAAAATATCTTGATATGGAGAATATAATTGGagacttacagaaaaaaatgcaggaaaaggaggcaGTCAGTCAGTCTTTAGAACAGAAGATAAAAGAGTTAGAAAATAATAtagtgaagaaaaatgaagtgcTTAAGATTGAGATGGAAGATATTACTTTAAGATATGAAGAAAAGGTAAAATGTCTACAGCAGCAGTTGAGTGAAAAAAATGACAGTCTGAAAGCTTTTGAGGAAAATGCTGAAGAAAAGTCCAGATCTGTTTTGGAGCTGCAGAAGTTATTAGTGGATATGCAGAACCAGCAGAAGGACTTACAGACTAAACTGGAAGAGACTGAAGGGGAGAAACAGAAACTACGCAAAGAGGTGAATAATCTTCAAAAAGACATACGTACTCTGCGAAAGGAACATCAGCAAGAGCTTGACATAGTAAAGAAGGAGTCATTAgaggaaatggaggaaaaaatcaggTAAATTCTTTGTTCCTGTCTGTGTTACCACTTCTGTATTTTATCTCTAGCCACTAAAACCTCAAGAATACTTTTCTAAAGCTCAGTTTACAACAAGGAAATAATGactgatgtttttctttaattgttCTAAATAGAATTcgagaaacagaaagaaaataggtGTGACATTTGGCAGAGTAATACCGTTTCTGATCTGCTTCGGTGCTGGTGATTTTCAACATTGCTGAAGCATATAatataattctgtttttctcaaaCAGGAAATAAAGTTTATTAAACTTAGTACTGAGAGCTTCATGTTCAGTTGATATCAATAGTTGTTCATACATACTGCACAAAATGTCGTGTACTGCTTAGCACTTCCAATAGTTTCTCAAGCAATtctaaaaattccctaaaaattctttttatgaCATAATCTTTTCTTCCAGTTCTTCAACTTCCTCAGCAAAAACTACATATCTTTAGAGGTCTTCAGTTCTGggttgtttttaaatgaaacaccTACACCTACCAGGTGAATTAGATAGGAGAGGAAGATAAAGCCTCCGTGAATCTCACAGAATTCATATAATTCAAAACCATTCTCTTCTAAAATAATTCTCCAGAAATTCTCAGATCTCTTGCCTTGCCTTGTGTTTTCACACCCTCTTTAAATGTTATATTTCCTTGCTGTATGTTTTGACCTTTTTTTACAGATGTGAACAAGAAGACATTGAGTTAAAGCACAACTCCACCTTAAAGCAGTTAATAAGAGAATTCAATACTCAGCTGGCtcaaaaagagagagaattgGAAACAGCAGTAAAAGAGACAATCAGTAAGTGCAATAGAAATATAACTGTAATCAATAGTCAGAGAACTGAATCTTCAGTTATTGCTGTTTTGGGGGAGGGATTTACCTGTGCCTGTGATAAACACAACATGTGTTTTCTGAATGTCTAGAGAACTTAGGGAAATAACTTGTCTTGCTCAGGAAAtaacataaatattaattatagtACAATTAGGAAAATGCATATGTAGCTGTTCTGCAGGATGGATCTTTGGTCTAGCACTCTTTACATCTGCCATGGCATGATAGCCATATGCACCCATCTTTCTGTCATAtgtataaaagaaaagaaaatgagtgtAAAATTTTAAAGATGAAAGTGCATTGGTAAGTTTCCATTGCAGTGCTACTTTATCTCCAGTAGTAAAAACTTCAACATTCCAGTGATGAATATATGACACTTGGAGAGAAACTTACTCAGCCTTTAGAGAAACTTAGATCCATGTGAGAAtcagaattgtgttttcttaaCTGGATCTTGCAGACTTCGTTCACTAACTGCTGACAGGTACCAACTGGGTATGATGTCTGATTGTAACACAATGGGATTATAGCTAGAGTTCAACAGATTTTGTCTTCTCAGTCTTTTGCCACCATAGTGTAAATTGGAGAttagaaaagtgagaaaaaggtGTGGTTTGATTCCAGTTACTAGAAGTACACCCACAAGTGAGGAGTTTCTGAAGATTGCGAAAGCTTCAGTTACATCTCTAGATAGAATAGGAGATAAAATTAGTTAATAAATATTGGTTGTCATCTTCTAGAAACTAGTTTCAGCACCAGATAGAAAAAATTGCTCCAGGTTCCAAACTGCAAACAACAAATTTCGTACATGTTAGGATCAAGGGACATAATAGTAACTGATAGTGtggaaaaatgaattttcctgGCAAATTTTCCTTATAGTTActtcaaagcattttttaaatgtagtaAATCCTATACTTACTTTTCCAGAATAAGTGTATCATTATAATTTGTATTCCTGAGATTTTTGTATAGAATTAAATTTCCATCAGCAGTTCTGGACTTGTTATCAGTTAtgacataatttaaaaaaaaaaaacaaaatcaaaaccatgCGTTTTTTAATACTGCCTAACTTTTTTTTGTAGGTAAAGCCCAGGAAGTAGAAAATGAATTGATAGAAAATCATCACATAGAGACAACACAGTTGCATaaaaaaattgttgaaaaaGATGATGATCTAAGAAGAACTgtgaaaaaatatgaagaaatcCTTGAGGTACCTTTTTGAAAAGTGATGACTAcgtaaatttcaaaattactctTTTTCGGTTGCATATCTAGATAGAAAAATTGTAGTTCTTTCTAGTAAAGGTCTTACTGCTAGAATTACACTTGATATGTGTGGTGATCCAGcttgcaattaaaatatttgtttctgtaATTTATGAGCATGAAAGCACATCAGAAATTAGCACCAACTTTGATCATTCAATAAAAACTGGATGGCTAAGTCCTTATCTCTTTAAGCAGTTTGTGTACCAGACTGAGAAAACTGAGTGACATTTAAGCTTTTAGTAGaattgtggtggtggtggtggattGTTTTTTATAAATACAGTGTTTATGGAGCAGTCTCACTCTCTATTGCCTTCCTCTGATGCCCTGCTGAGATTGATGCCACAGCCCTTAAAGTAAGGTTCTGTTCCATGCAGGGTGCAGTGTGTTTGCATAGTTTTTTGCTAGTAAAGATTCAGTttttttacttgtaattaacAGTTTTTCTGCATGATATTTGCAGATAGACCTACTTATTCTCTAATAGCATTTCAACCAGAAGTTACCAGCCAATTTCAGTTTTAGTATACTTCACCAAGGATGCCTCTTGTTTTAGCCAAGTAAATTTTCTCAGTCCTGCCTGTACGTGTCAAAAACATTAAATGGTTTTCAGTGCTAGACTGTACATCGTATTAGAATACAGGCTTAAACTTTGTTAATCTTAGTCCTCTTTGCACAAATAGTGTAatgaaagagacaaaaaagttaaaaaaaaaatctgcaaaagcCAAAACAACAACCATCACTATCCCTTAATATGCCAGGTATTGAGGATTTTTAATCTGGGGAGTATAACCTTctataaaaaagcaaaaagtttCGTAGAAATTATTAATTGTTGATGCACTTCTGAGGGCATAGAAAAATCATGGGAGTGAATCGAAGTTAACATTGTTTGGAGGTCATGATGTTTGAGCAAGGTTTAACTTGAGCAtggatattttttaaactttgagGCTGTAAAAATTGCTCAGATACTGCATCATATTGCTCAGATACTGCATTGTACCCATTACTTGTGGTAGATttgcttaatttctttttggtGATGCATTCTGGACTGAGGGGCTGCATGGGAAAGGTGTTTTATTCTTAACTCATGTGCAAGGAACACTTTAAAAATTGATCTTAGAtggaagtatttattttattagtaaTGGCGTACCATCTTTTAAGCCTAGATCAGCTTTCTAATCCTACACTTACTTTTCCAGAGCATATTCTTTATCATTATAATTTATACTACTGAGATTTTTGAATAGAACAAAATTTCCATCAGCAGTTCTGGACTTGTTATCAGTTAATTAATTGTACTAATTTGACTTGAAGTACTACTGTGTTAGTAGAGCCATCAACTGACTGACTGCCGTGTACGGTCAGCATGAGTGAAACTAGAGTTTTAGTTTTGCTCAGCAATGGAGATATGCACTAGGACTTGGAGTGCTGTTTTATAAGGTCCTTAACATATTCTCTCACAAAAAGGCCAGACAGGAcacaagttttaaaaatacttgtttttgCAAAGTGCCATATAGATGGATTAACTTCCTAGGATTTAGGTCATTGTATTTTTCTCCTATGCAGGAAGAGTTAATTTCCTCCCTACCATTCTTGTTACTGCTTCTTTCCTCTACAGTGAATACTGCCTTTCAAACCCTTGAGAATGGGAAATTGTTGGTCATTGTTTTGGAAAATGTGCTTAAAACTGCTTTCGTAGCATCTTTGTGAGAGTGGCTGAGGAAAAGATTTAGGTCCTTGTCACTTTCATaatatagaaattaattttgtgttgtCATCTACTCCTTCCTTGAAGGTAATGACCTTCATGCACTTTCTGGATTATACTCGAATACTGTTTTAATGCCCAAgagaaatagatattttttgGAATTTAAAGAATGTAACTCTAATCCTAACTATGTAATCTTTATTGTTGGAGGCCTACAAAATCTTCTTAAGCaccaattatttttcttggtcTTTTCTGTAGGAGTCTGGTGTAACTAGCTTTTACACAAATATCAAGCATATCCTTTCTGTGTATAGTATAACATTTGTTGATTGTTTTATGTTCACCATAGTTAAAGTTTTGAATAGTTAAATGATTCATTGTATAAGTAATTTTTTGCTTGTATTTTGAAGTCTCGTGAAGAAGAGATGACAGCAAAAGTTCATGAgttgcaggcacagctggaagaCTTGCAGAAGGAATACAAACAAAGGATTGCAGAAGAGGAACATTGCAACAGTGAAAAAGTGAGCTGGCACTGACATTTGTTTTTATATCTCTAAGTGTGAAATTCTTGGTCCATTGGAAATTCTGTAGTTTATTCCTAATTAGACTTTATTTATGTATCTGGCCTTCACTTTCCCATACAAAATGAATCTCTTTAGAAACTGCAATATTTGGTACAATCTTTTTGATTGGTATGTTGAAAAGTGCAGTTCTGTTGTTATTATTAAGGTTGAGTTTTTTTGTCCTCTACATGTGTTTATGTTGGTTTTACTGGAAGCTCtttagaaggaaagaaaatcccatGAAGTCATTCTTagagtgattttttaaaaatccgCATTTCAGAGGTGTCTGAAGTAGTGCCTTGAATATATCAATTACGGATATAGAGGCCTTCATTGAAAGAAGACTGCCTTCATTCTTTTGTCTTTCCGAGATTACATTTGAATTTGAAGAATTCTTTGGTGAAAATACTACTAGCTGTTATTATactgaggagagaaaaagtGTACAAGTTGTTGAGTTATTGATGAGAATTCATATTGACGttacttttaatattttcatttttacaacAGGTAGCCCTGGGGAGAgtaaatttatatatttgacattagaaactgaaaatacaaattatCTCACTGACCTAGTGTGTGTTACTTCTGCCTTGCACTTGCATACAAAACACTTTATATTACTTTTCCATGGTATGAGTTGTTTTCATaataggaaaagcagaaatctaAGACTGCCTTGTATTCTTAATTAACCCTTGTTCACCTACTGATAGTCTTACATAATCTTATTATCTAGAGGAAGATTCTTAAAGAGACTCCTAACTTCTAAAACATGATTATGAAAAGTCTGAAGAGTACTTATTCTTTAGGACTTCTTTGTTAACTGTTTCACTCCTAGTTTGTTATAGCAGTCTGCTATAAATATAGGGAATCATTAAATATTGTATTATACATTCATCTTATGGATTAATGATATGACATTATATCAAATTTATATACTGGCAATGGTATTTCATGTATTCAGCTCAGAAGCAATGCACCCAACAAGGAGTAAATCACCAGGAGGCCTCCTCCATGGATGAATGGGAGCTGCTGGACCTGCTGAGCAAactcagaataaaaaaagaaaagcagcttttaggAAGTGGAAATGAAGACAGGTGGCCTGACAGTAATACAGGGAAATTGTACAGGAAGCTAGGGACAAAGTTAGGGAAGCCAAAGCCCAGTTAGGATTGTTGTAGCCAGGGAAAGTAAGGCAAACAGGAAGGGCTTCTATATGTACGTTGTAGACAAAAGAAAGACTAGGGATAATGTGGGCCCTCTTTGTAAGAAAATGGGAAACCTGGCTACCCTGGACAAAGAGTAGGCAGGGGTTCTCAACAGCTTCTGTGCCTCTGACTTCCATGGCAAGACTAAATGCAAAGCATTTCACTCTTCTGTGTGACATCCTTGTCTGCAGATTGGAGAGAGAGGGATTTGATGGATGCACCATCATGTGGATAcagaactggctggatggccacATGCACAGAGTTTGGGTTAATGGCTCATTGTCCACATGGACAGCAGTTACATGGAGAGGTTGCATCAGTAGGATGCAGTAAACAGAGTAGGATAATCCTACGCAGTAAACAGAGTAGGATAATCACCTCTTTTGACTGATGATGCTGTGTTTGATGCAGTCATGGGGTCAGTATTAGCTGGGGCTGATACTACTCAGTATCTTTGTCAGTGACAGACAGTGAAACCTGTCAGTGCTGAGTGTACCCTCAGCAAATTTGTTGAAAACACCAAGCTCTGTGGTGGTGCAGTCAACGCGATGGAGCGAAAGGGTAATACCATCCTGAGCGATCTCAGTAGGCTTGAGATGTGGGCTGAAGCAAACCTCATGAAGTTCCACATAGCAAggtgcaaggtcctgcacctgggtcacTGCAATCCCAGACACACCAATGGCTTGGGCAGAGAAATGATTGAGAGCAACCCTGGTAAGAAAGACCTGAGAGTTACAGGTGATGAAAAACTcaacatgagccagctgtgtgtgctcacagctcAGAAAGCCATTCaagtcctgggctgcatcacaaggagcatggccaggagggTCCCCTTGGAGTACTGTGAACAATTCTAGTGTCCCCAGCATAAGAAGTACATGgaactgttggagcaagtccagggGAGGACCATGAAGTTTGTAAGAGGACTGGAGCACCTTCCCTGTGAACACAGACTGAGAAAGCAgaggctgtttagcctggagaagagaaggctgcGTGGAGACCTCATGGCAAACTTCTGGTATCTGAAGGGGGTCTACAGGGAAGCTGAAgagggactttttttttatcaggAACTGTAGTGAAAGGGCAAGGAATAAAGGATGTAACTTGAAAGAGGGGATATTTAGAGTAGATGTTAGGAAGGAATttttgagggtggtgaggctgAACAGGTTACGCAAGGATGTTGTGGATACCCCAACCCTGACAGTGTTCAATGTCAGGTTTTATAAGGCCTTGTGCAACCTGGTGtactgggaggtgtccctgcccatggcaaggaaTGTTGAGACTTGATTATCTTTTAAGTCCATTCTAACCTGTTAGCATTCTATGATTCCTCAGTTGTTCCCAGAAATGTGTCAGACAGATGGGCAATGACTTGTAAAGTATTTGAATATTGCCAATACTAAATGTCTAAAAGTGAAGATgtttacaatttaaaaaatgaacatttaattTTGCCTGTGTCTGGAATGTCGTCCACAGCTCTCTACTTGGAGTTTCCATGGCAGACTCAAAGGAGTTCTCCAGGGTATAAGTGGGTACAAACCAGTTCAGAGAACTCCAGCACTGATAACCAGCTTAGTTTTAAAGGATAAAGATGGTTTCATTTGTGGGGGAAAATGAGCAGGTTGTGTAGTAGCGCCGGTACATAGATACAGTTAAAGCATGCAGGTTCAAAGTAGTTGCAGAATAAGAATGcaggtttgttgtttgtttttttccccgaGTGTATAGATGTGATTTCTCTAGAATACAGGCATCAGACTTTTTTGAGTAATTTTGAGAATTCCAACTAAATTCAAATTTAGCAAATTGCTCACCAGATTTCTTTTGCATAGCTGATTCAACTAAATGTAAATGCCTTATTTGATACGATTAACAATGGTGATTTCATCATCTCAAATCAATGGAACTAGTCTAATAGATTGTGCTATGGAATTTGCACATAATTCCTGGTATATCTTCTGATCCAGTCAAAGCTCAAATATTTAGAGCAATGTAAGTGGGCTTTCAGTTCCTGTTTTATCAGTATTTCAGGATTTAATTCTTATTCTGACACAATCTGTTCTGAAGTTGACAAGTAGTTTTCTTTTGTCCTACTTAGAAATtgagttgtttttaatttttattcctgtCTCAGTTTGTGTTTTGCCTGTGCTTGGTATGTTTGTAGGAAACTAATTTTGCTTTAACCTGGTTCAATAGTACATATTTGCAATGGCTACAATAGCATATATAGGCAGCATTACAGAGCTATATGAGAAGATTAGACAGGACCTGTGGAACTTGTCAACATACCCGAACAAAACTGTATAAATCCACATCTGGATTTTACAGTGCATTcaaattaattatatttgtCATTGTATTTTTTGTCtcacttgatttcttttttattttgctgctttgcaacattttgggttagttttttttttttacccttcaGCACTAGTAGTCAAACAGTTTGAAGTCTTCCATTGACTGGATGCAACTTTTTGTGGGCCACATATTTTGTCTAAAATCAGAGACTCCCAAATCACAAAAGTTTTCCATtaaattttctgtgctgcttgttGTCAGCCTAGACCAAACATTACACATAACATATCCACTTTGACATGAAGTGTACCCTA comes from Zonotrichia leucophrys gambelii isolate GWCS_2022_RI chromosome 2, RI_Zleu_2.0, whole genome shotgun sequence and encodes:
- the GOLGA4 gene encoding golgin subfamily A member 4 isoform X3: MFKKLKQKIGEEQMQPRGAGGRASSLPPQVPSRSPPSTGNRIRTSSFTDQNHEGTLTPDKENLNKQPLPGSTENNGSESVSPQQSDSQSFAQRLQLRVPSMESLFRSPVKETLFRSSSKESLVRSSSRDSLNRLDLEALSPTFDSPSDIESETEEPLGNMDTFSKEQLLQRLRRMERSLGNYRGKYSELVSAYQVTQREKKKLQSILSQSQDKALRRIGELREELQMDQQAKKHLQEEFDASLEEKDQLINVLQTQVSLLKQRLQNGQIGTELPDQNVQSEPQVRSPMKEVSAENIVEPGSNEDNEDSVKTLETLNRRVKRQENLLQRCKETIRSHKESCAQLTNEKEALQEQLEERLQELEKMKDLHMAEKTKLITQLRDAKNLIEQLEQDKGMVIAETKRQMHETLEMKEEEVAQLRARIKQITTKGEELKEQKEKSERAAFEELEKAVSIAQKTEEARKKLQIEMEEKIKAVEKASEEERVNLQRELTRVKQEVVEIMKKSSEERVAELEKIHKKELAAKDQELNERLQAQEKVFQEKMKAALEKNQSECLKVLQEQEQQESLALEELELQKKAIQSECDKKVEKMHQELETCRTRILELESSLAKYLQDDRKQSEELNTVIESEKTQHSKEINDMVEKHNKELENVKQQQEKLWTEKLEILKQQQITEIEKIREKQQEEIQTILKEKETIFCAHIEEMNEKTLEKLDVKQTELEALSSELSEALKIRHDLEQELSELNSKVCEAKQELKGKLEEERKWHNEVIETMVKEHEMSIQGVEKVLKEELNKLKQSLEEKDRHLEELKAHEQKMKESAERSEAELVQVSAKLEEQRSENIQKVTTLTQQYECQLKDLERKADEMKRNLSEKENEMEHMKKLQNKQVEELEQKLFAAEERISALQGEYESKLKCQEKKVEKMKQKSKDMQETFKNKLAEQEAKLKKELENKQLEFSQKESEFNTKILEMAHASSSGINDAVSKLESNQKEQLDSLAEDHIRKLEEVTQSWEKKFNQQIEELKEQHAMELQVKEQEVGDLKQKLFTFSAEKEDSRTEIIQLKEERVKREECLKELQEQLRQSVAKVGALSDKESDMKTQLEKMESDLKQSLKQQTGLQEQLSKQKAVEEKDKAAITELADTVRTLEEKLQTVQSSQYKDHENYDKKIESIRLKETEFQRLSGELTAQLDAWKKAEASLQTKGNELIERCSEKIGIITCKIADCEHQTAKIKEAILIKTSKITELEAQLREITECHSAATTSLQESIQELQKKDNLIMSMRADIAGLEAENKQLQKEGGHQQQAASEKETCITQLRKELSENINAVTSMREELQEKQSEVSALNKTVTDLNVRLESTVSLTEKEAAISLLSKQHQEDRLQLLNQVEELSSRVEMLSQEKASALDQIDHCTAQLSEWKMKAQTKFTQNHDTIKDLQSKLELSNTEASKKDEELNKLKEQLAKQSRNLDSLKSELEQKQNRREKEESELTSKLKKQAAKIAELEKDIAQRTLENDSLVEELKKCNEQKNTEKKEIACQLHQAEKVAFEKENRFKKAEEKVLNLEKQIDSLKADFEAKEKEFDQMKSAILKRKEEELKELEERLNAENSTKLADLKKKAEQKIGSIRKQLLSQMEEKEQQFKQDREDQLRKLEQKVQEREAKIESLEEKLKSTRDSRELEKEMLEKVESVKAAVEQEKNNLLESVQQTYKEKMEVLQKDLTEKDALLQKYEKEQQESNDCHLELQNKQKELIKKLECVEKSHQEEQVRTKSLSKELEEQTKKYSLLVDEHACCGSVLASSREELKVKEQKYLDMENIIGDLQKKMQEKEAVSQSLEQKIKELENNIVKKNEVLKIEMEDITLRYEEKVKCLQQQLSEKNDSLKAFEENAEEKSRSVLELQKLLVDMQNQQKDLQTKLEETEGEKQKLRKEVNNLQKDIRTLRKEHQQELDIVKKESLEEMEEKIRCEQEDIELKHNSTLKQLIREFNTQLAQKERELETAVKETISKAQEVENELIENHHIETTQLHKKIVEKDDDLRRTVKKYEEILESREEEMTAKVHELQAQLEDLQKEYKQRIAEEEHCNSEKVTITELKAQLAQKTTLVNDSKLKEQELKEQIHVLEDRLKHYEKNMYVTSARTPYRDGNLHHTDVSLFEEPTEFEYLRKVLFEYMMGRETKTMAKVITTVLKFPADQTQKILEREDARPVFASPRSGIF